The genomic window CGGCTCGGGCCAGAGCCAGGTTGGCGACACTGTTGGCGATCTCGGCGGTGAACGGGTGGCCTGACCACAGCAGCGCGGTGAGACGGGCCGGGTCGGTCACCGTTTCACCTTGGACGGTGACGGCCAGGCCGGGCAAGGGCTCGGTGAACGGTGTCGCCGCGGCGGTCGGATAGGTGACGACGGCGCGAGTGAACCGCACATGAGTACGCCCGGCATGGTGGTGCCGGCCGGCCAGGGTGGGCAATGGCTCGTGTTCCAGGGCCAGCAGCAGCCGGGCCAGGACGGCCGCACGGGCGCCGGGCAGAGCGTGGTCGTAGCCGTGAAGCAGGTCGGGGCGCAGGGTGGTGAGCTGGTGGCGGGTGCCGTCGGGATCGGCGGTGGGGTGCGGCACGCGACCATTGTCATCCGGGTCCGGGCGGAGCCGGTGGCCAGAGGGCGGCGGAGTGTGTTTCCCCACCGCCACGAATCCGATAAATTCTCGTATTCAACCGCAGAGGAGCAGGCCATGGACGTCGACGTCATCGTGGTGGGGGCCGGGCTGGCCGGGCTGGCCGCCGCTCACGAACTCACCGCCGCCGGTAAGACGGTGGCCCTGGTCGATCAGGAGAACGCCGCGAACCTCGGCGGGCAGGCCTGGTGGTCGTTCGGCGGCCTGTTCTTCGTCGACAGCCCCGAACAACGCCGCGCCCGCATCCACGACAGTGTCGAACTGGCCTGGGCCGACTGGCAGGGCAGCGCCGGCTTCGACCGGCTCCAGGACCAGGACTCGCACGCCGTGCAGTGGGCACGTGCCTACGTCGAGTTCGCGGCCGGGGAGAAACGGGCCTGGCTGTCGTCGCTGGGGCTGTCGTGGCTGCCGTTCGCCGGCTGGGCCGAACGCGGTGAACTCAAAGCCGGCGGGCACGGCAACTCGGTGCCGCGGTTCCACATCACCTGGGGCACCGGCACCGGGGTGGTCGCCCCGTTCACCGCGTCCGCGCTGCGAGCCGCCGAGGCGGGCCTGCTGACCTTCCACCATCGGCACCGGGTCGACGAGATCATCATCGAGGGCGGGACCGCGACCGGCGTACGCGGGAAACTGCTCGCCGCCGACGACGCCGGACGCGGGCAACCCTCCAACCGGGACGTCACCGGCGACTTCGAACTGCGCGCGCAGGCGGTCATCGTCACCACCGGCGGCATCGGCGCCAACCACGACCTGGTCCGCGAGTTCTGGCCGGACCGTCTCGGCACCCCACCGGCGACGATGATCACCGGCGTGCCGGCGTATGTGGACGGGCGGATGCTGCAGATCGCCGAGGACGCCGGAGCGCGCCTGGTGAACCGGGACCGGATGTGGCATTACACCGAAGGCGTGCAGAACTGGGATCCGGTCTGGCCCGGCCACGGCATCCGCATCCTGTCCGCCCCGTCGCCGCTGTGGCTGGACGCGCTGGGCCGTCGCCTGCCCGCACCGTTCTTCCCCTCCTACGACACCCTCGGCACGTTGAAGCATCTGCGGACCACTCCGGAGATCGCCGGGTTCGACCACTCGTGGTTCCTGCTCACCCAGCGGATCATCGAGAAGGAGTTCGCCCTGTCCGGCAGCGAGCAGAACCCCGACCTGACCGCCGGGGACCGGCGCGGCTTCCTCAAGGAACGCCTGTTCGGCAAGGGAGCCCCGGCACCGGTGGAGGCGTTCAAACAGCACGGCGCCGACTTCGTGGTCGCCGACACCCTGGAGGGCCTGGTCGCCGGGATGAACAAGCTCACCGACAAACCGCTGCTGGATGCCGCCCGCGTGCGCACCGAAGTACAGGCCCGGGACTCGCAGATCGCCAACAAGGTCACCAAGGACGCCCAGATCCAGGGCATCCACAACTCCCGCCGCTACCTCGGTGACCGGATCGGCCGGACCGCCGTCCCGCACCGCCTGCTGGACCCGGCGGCCGGGCCGCTGATCGGGGTGAAACTGCACATCCTGACCCGCAAGACCCTCGGCGGCATCCAGACCGACCTGAACTCGCGGGCCCTGGCCGCCGACGGCAACCCCATCTCCGGTTTGTACGCCGCCGGTGAGGTCGCCGGATTCGGCGGCGGCGGGGTGCACGGCTACAACGCGCTGGAAGGCACGTTCCTCGGTGGCTGCCTGTTCAGCGGCCGGGCCGCCGGGCGCCACGCGGCGAGCAGCCTGTGACCCTGCTGCACCGCTGTTCGGACATGTCGGCCGCGGACTGGCTCGTGCAGTCCGCGGCCGAGGCCCACCAGCTGATCACGATGGGGCCGGACGGGTTCGCCGCCTACGCCCGGCTGCGGTACGTGCCCGACCCGGTCAGCGCCGGACAGGACGAAGCCGACGTGGACGTGCCCGACGATCACCCGGACGACCTCAGCCAGGCACGCCGGGCCCTGCGCGTGCTCGCCGCGTTCACCGGCACCCCGGACGACTGCTACTTCGCCCTGTGGGACGGCTACCACGAACTCCCGCCGGGGCCGTTGCTGACCGATCTGCCGTACCGGCACTTCGCCCTGTTCCGGGGCCCGTTGCGGGCGATCGACGAATTCGGTGACAGCCTGCCGGGTGAACCCCCGGCGATCGTCTGGCCCGCCGACCAGAGCTGGTGTTTCACCAGTGATGTGGACCCGCACTGGGCCGGCATCGGCGCGGGACCCGCCGCGGTGCGGGCGCTACTGGCCGACAGCGGCCTGGACGTCGTGCCCGCCGACCCCGCCGCCGGGCAGCCCTGTTACGGCTGACTCCAGCTCCGGATCCAGCCCCAGCACCGGCCGGTCGGCGCGCTGCGGAGGCTGCGGGGGCAGCCAGTTCCAGGTGTCGGTGATCGTCTCGCGGACCGGCCGGCAGCGCAGCCCGGCGGCCAGGGCACGGGAGACGTCACCGGCGTGCAGGAAGTTGTGCAGCGGGCCCGGCGGCAGCCACACCGGCAACTGGATCCACGGCTCGATCCCGGCGGCCAGGATCGTCTCCGGATCCCGCCACCGCAGCTCGGCCCGGCCGCCGGTCACCTCCACGGCGATGTCGAGGAACTCGCCCATGGTGGTGTGGCCGGGCGGGCTGACCGTGTTGAACGGGCCGGTCCGGCCCGCGGCCGCGTTGTCGAGGACGAACGCGGCCAGATCGCGGGCGTCGATGTACTGCAACGGCAGCTCCCGGGGACCGGGGGCCAGGGTCGGGCCGCCGCGGTGCAGGCGGTGCAGCCACCACGGCAGACGGCCGATGTCCTCGTGCGGGCCCAGGATCAGCCCGGCCCGGGCCAGCAACACCGGACCGTCGAACACGGCCGTCGCGAGCTCACCCCGCAGCTTGTCACCGGCGTACCCCGGGTCGGCAGCGTCGACCAGCGGCGCGTGTTCGTCGAGGCCCGGCTGGTGGCCGTCCTCGTCGAACAGGTACACCGACCGGCTCGACACGTACGTGAAATGCCCGGCCCGGCCCTTCAGCAGTGCGGCCGCCGCCCCGACCACCTCACCGGCGGCCGACCAGGTGTCGACCACCGCGTCCCACTCACCGGTCGCCAGCGCGGCCAGACCGTCGTCGGCCAGCCGGTCACCGGTGCGGACCTCGACACCGTCGACCGGTGACCGCAGGCCCCGGTTGAACACCGTCACCGTGTCACCGCGCGCCACCGCGAGTTCGGCCATCGCCCGGCCGACGAACCCACTACCGCCCAGCACCAGAATCCGCATACGGTTCAGGCTGCCCGCTACCGCGGCGACACGCCCAGGATCATCTGCCGTCGGCAGAACCCAGGAACGCCTCGATCGCCTCCACCACCAGGGCGTGATCGTCGGCCTGCGGCAGCCCCGACACCGTCACCACCCCGACCACACCCACACCCGGCACCCGGATCGGGAACGCGCCACCGTGCGCGGCGAACAACGCCGGATCCACACCCATCGCGGCGTCCAGCGCGGCACCCTTGGCCTCCAGACGGCGCCCGACCAGGTACGACGAGGCCGCGAACCGGTACACCACCCGCACCTTGCGCTCGATCCAGGCGTCGTTGTCGGCGCTGGACCCGGCCAGCCCGGCGTGGAACAACTGCTGCTGGCCACGGCGGATGTCGACGGCCACCGGCAGGTCCCGGCCGGCCGCCAGCTCCACCAGCAACGATCCCAGCCGCCAGGCGTCGGCCTCGGTGAACCGGGCGAACACCAGGCGCTGTTCCTGCTCCTGCACGGTCGCGATCAACTTCTCCAGGTCGCTCATGACACCGATTATGAATCCTGCCAGACCAGCCAGCCGAGGCGGGCGATCAACGCGAGCACCACCGTCAGCAGGATGATCCGCACGAAACCGGCGCCCCGGCGCAGGGCCATCCGCGCGCCCAGCAGGGCACCGCCGACGTTGCAGACGGCCATCGCGGCCCCCAGCAGCCAGGCCACGTGACCGGTCGCGGCGAACACGACGAGCGCGCCCAGGTTCGTCGCGGTGTTCACGATCTTGGCCATGGCCGATCCGTGCACGAAGTCCGCCCCGATCAGCGTGGTGAACGCCAGCACCAGGAACGTGCCGGTCCCCGGCCCGATCAGCCCGTCATAGGCGGCGATCCCGGCCCCGGCGACGGCCACGGCGGTCCCACGCCGCCAGGCGGTCCGTTTGTGCGGTTGTTCGATCAACCCCATCTGCGGCCGTACGGTGACGAACACCGCCACCAGGATCAGCACCGCGATGATCACCGGCCGATAGGCGCTCGCCGGAATCGCACCCGCCAACGCCGCCCCGCACCCGGCACAGAGCAGCGCCAGACCGGCCGCCGGGCCCGCCACACCCCAGTCGATGGTCGTCTTGCGGGCGTACGCCACCGCCGCCGTCGACGTCCCACAGATCGCCGCCAGCTTGTTCGTACCCAGCGCCGTCGCCGGATGCAACTGCGGTGCCGCCACCAGCAACGCCGGCAACAACAACAGCCCGCCACCACCGACCACCGCGTCGATCCACCCGGCCGCGAACGCCGCCACCATCAGCGTGACCAGCACCTCGGGTGCCGCTTCGACGAACAGGTTCACTTCTGACGTTGTTTCTGCAACCAGATACCGAACGACGCGCCCGCGATGAACAACACCACGAGACACAACAACGCCTTGAAGAACATCGCACTTCTCCCGTTGGCTAGGGTCGGCTGGTGCGCCTGGCCACCTTCAACCTGCTCCACGGCAGATCCTTGTCCGACGGCACCGTACACGCCGACCGGATCCATGCCGCGATCACCGACCTCGACGCCGACGTCCTCGGCCTGCAGGAAGTCGACCGGGCCCAGCCCCGCAGCGGCCTGCTCGACCTCACCACCCTGGCCGCCGACGCCCTCGGCGCGCACACCCACCGGTTCGCTGCCGCCGTCGTCGGCACCCCCGGCGAGATCTGGCAACCGTGGCATGCCGCC from Actinoplanes derwentensis includes these protein-coding regions:
- a CDS encoding NAD-dependent epimerase/dehydratase family protein, producing the protein MRILVLGGSGFVGRAMAELAVARGDTVTVFNRGLRSPVDGVEVRTGDRLADDGLAALATGEWDAVVDTWSAAGEVVGAAAALLKGRAGHFTYVSSRSVYLFDEDGHQPGLDEHAPLVDAADPGYAGDKLRGELATAVFDGPVLLARAGLILGPHEDIGRLPWWLHRLHRGGPTLAPGPRELPLQYIDARDLAAFVLDNAAAGRTGPFNTVSPPGHTTMGEFLDIAVEVTGGRAELRWRDPETILAAGIEPWIQLPVWLPPGPLHNFLHAGDVSRALAAGLRCRPVRETITDTWNWLPPQPPQRADRPVLGLDPELESAVTGLPGGGVGGHDVQAAVGQ
- a CDS encoding FAD-binding dehydrogenase, whose amino-acid sequence is MDVDVIVVGAGLAGLAAAHELTAAGKTVALVDQENAANLGGQAWWSFGGLFFVDSPEQRRARIHDSVELAWADWQGSAGFDRLQDQDSHAVQWARAYVEFAAGEKRAWLSSLGLSWLPFAGWAERGELKAGGHGNSVPRFHITWGTGTGVVAPFTASALRAAEAGLLTFHHRHRVDEIIIEGGTATGVRGKLLAADDAGRGQPSNRDVTGDFELRAQAVIVTTGGIGANHDLVREFWPDRLGTPPATMITGVPAYVDGRMLQIAEDAGARLVNRDRMWHYTEGVQNWDPVWPGHGIRILSAPSPLWLDALGRRLPAPFFPSYDTLGTLKHLRTTPEIAGFDHSWFLLTQRIIEKEFALSGSEQNPDLTAGDRRGFLKERLFGKGAPAPVEAFKQHGADFVVADTLEGLVAGMNKLTDKPLLDAARVRTEVQARDSQIANKVTKDAQIQGIHNSRRYLGDRIGRTAVPHRLLDPAAGPLIGVKLHILTRKTLGGIQTDLNSRALAADGNPISGLYAAGEVAGFGGGGVHGYNALEGTFLGGCLFSGRAAGRHAASSL
- a CDS encoding sulfite exporter TauE/SafE family protein, whose product is MVAAFAAGWIDAVVGGGGLLLLPALLVAAPQLHPATALGTNKLAAICGTSTAAVAYARKTTIDWGVAGPAAGLALLCAGCGAALAGAIPASAYRPVIIAVLILVAVFVTVRPQMGLIEQPHKRTAWRRGTAVAVAGAGIAAYDGLIGPGTGTFLVLAFTTLIGADFVHGSAMAKIVNTATNLGALVVFAATGHVAWLLGAAMAVCNVGGALLGARMALRRGAGFVRIILLTVVLALIARLGWLVWQDS
- a CDS encoding heme-degrading domain-containing protein, which gives rise to MSDLEKLIATVQEQEQRLVFARFTEADAWRLGSLLVELAAGRDLPVAVDIRRGQQQLFHAGLAGSSADNDAWIERKVRVVYRFAASSYLVGRRLEAKGAALDAAMGVDPALFAAHGGAFPIRVPGVGVVGVVTVSGLPQADDHALVVEAIEAFLGSADGR